A window of the Streptomyces sp. Ag109_O5-10 genome harbors these coding sequences:
- a CDS encoding NPP1 family protein has product MTELQSPTRRRPLRKALAAALGALALVVAVPATAHADVLTLLPQNADGLEQTFSPAYDYDGDGCYATAAIGADGTINPGLSLGGDVNGHCHDYAQLANANTYSREKCNNGWCAVMYASYFEKDQATYGPLAIGHRHDWEHVIVWIQNNQVQYVSVSQHSSYLVQPASAIRFDGTHPKIVYHKDGLSTHDFRFANSNDDPPENVTGGWFFPRLVGWDGYPAGYRDKLMNADFGEATIKIKDGSFNANLGYSMPSGISFDPNA; this is encoded by the coding sequence ATGACCGAACTGCAATCCCCCACCCGCAGACGGCCGCTCCGCAAGGCCCTCGCCGCCGCTCTCGGCGCGCTCGCGCTGGTCGTCGCCGTGCCGGCCACCGCGCACGCCGACGTTCTGACGCTGCTGCCGCAGAACGCCGACGGTCTGGAGCAGACGTTCTCCCCGGCCTACGACTACGACGGCGACGGCTGCTACGCCACCGCGGCCATCGGCGCCGACGGCACCATCAACCCGGGTCTCTCGCTCGGCGGCGACGTCAACGGCCACTGCCACGACTACGCGCAACTCGCCAACGCCAACACGTACTCGCGCGAGAAGTGCAACAACGGCTGGTGCGCGGTGATGTACGCCAGCTACTTCGAGAAGGACCAGGCGACGTACGGGCCGCTGGCCATCGGGCACCGGCACGACTGGGAACACGTCATCGTGTGGATCCAGAACAACCAGGTGCAGTACGTCTCGGTCTCCCAGCACAGCAGCTACCTGGTGCAGCCGGCCTCGGCGATCCGGTTCGACGGCACGCACCCGAAGATCGTCTACCACAAGGACGGCCTGTCCACCCACGACTTCCGGTTCGCCAACTCCAACGACGACCCGCCGGAGAACGTGACCGGCGGCTGGTTCTTCCCGCGTCTGGTGGGCTGGGACGGCTATCCGGCGGGCTACCGCGACAAGCTGATGAACGCGGACTTCGGCGAGGCCACCATCAAGATCAAGGACGGCTCG
- a CDS encoding PP2C family protein-serine/threonine phosphatase, with product MGKLQGCVSGLRRSWQSSHALLLLPVLLIVVITVADLRAPEDIHLGPALVIAPALTPSFAGPRSTALVGALAVVAQLLIAVLHGGLTTANHIVQIVTLVLLSVIVVVYSAVRDRRRAQLAQVRTVAEAAQHVLMWPLPEHIGPLRIASLYLAAEDEAQIGGDLYAATRCDGEVRVLIGDVRGKGLSAIGEAALLLGAFRESAHRHITLPDLATALEQSVQRYAEDLEPREEAAERFATALLVEIPDEDLVTRMTSSGHPPPLLLSPGHAVTVPSLHPSPPLGVHGAGGIERTLDVFSFEPGDTLLLYTDGVVEARDAQGRFYPLAERVAQWTDASPEALMFRIRRDLLAHAGGHLGDDAALIALHRTSAVHHPHHHGVLGHGSARS from the coding sequence ATGGGGAAGCTGCAGGGGTGCGTGTCGGGGCTGCGGCGGTCGTGGCAGTCGTCGCACGCGCTGCTGCTGCTCCCGGTGCTGCTCATCGTGGTGATCACGGTGGCGGACCTGCGCGCGCCCGAGGACATCCATCTGGGGCCGGCCCTGGTCATCGCCCCGGCGCTCACCCCGTCCTTCGCGGGCCCCCGGTCCACCGCGCTGGTCGGGGCGCTCGCGGTGGTCGCCCAGCTGCTGATCGCCGTGCTCCACGGCGGGCTGACCACCGCCAACCACATCGTGCAGATCGTCACCCTGGTGCTGCTCTCGGTGATCGTGGTGGTCTACAGCGCGGTCCGCGATCGGCGCCGTGCCCAGCTGGCCCAGGTGCGCACGGTCGCCGAGGCCGCGCAGCACGTCCTGATGTGGCCGCTGCCCGAGCACATCGGCCCGCTGCGGATCGCCTCGCTCTACCTGGCCGCCGAGGACGAGGCGCAGATCGGCGGCGACCTGTACGCGGCCACCCGCTGCGACGGCGAGGTCCGGGTTCTCATCGGCGACGTCCGGGGCAAGGGCCTGTCCGCGATCGGCGAGGCGGCGCTGCTGCTGGGTGCGTTCCGGGAGTCCGCCCACCGGCACATCACCCTGCCGGACCTCGCCACCGCCCTGGAGCAGAGCGTGCAGCGGTACGCGGAGGATCTGGAGCCCCGGGAGGAGGCGGCCGAGCGGTTCGCCACCGCGCTGCTGGTCGAGATCCCCGACGAGGACCTGGTGACCCGGATGACCAGCTCCGGTCATCCCCCGCCCCTGCTGCTGAGCCCGGGGCACGCGGTCACGGTGCCGAGCCTGCACCCGTCGCCGCCGCTCGGTGTGCACGGTGCGGGCGGCATTGAGCGCACCCTGGACGTGTTCTCGTTCGAGCCCGGTGACACCCTGCTGCTCTACACCGACGGTGTCGTGGAGGCCCGGGACGCGCAGGGCCGCTTCTACCCGCTCGCCGAACGGGTCGCCCAGTGGACGGACGCCTCACCGGAGGCGCTGATGTTCCGCATCCGGCGCGACCTGCTGGCGCACGCGGGCGGCCACCTCGGCGACGACGCGGCCCTGATCGCCCTGCACCGCACCTCGGCCGTGCACCACCCTCACCACCACGGCGTCCTCGGCCACGGCTCCGCACGGTCCTAG
- a CDS encoding aldo/keto reductase produces the protein MRQRNLRDLQVSSIGLGCMGMSAFYGTADEDEGVRTIRRARELGITFLDTAQLYGPLTNESLVGEAVRGHRDEYVIATKFNYRMDHAVPGDMSSIGPQDGSAEHVRSSVHGSLDRLGTDYIDLYYQHRVDPNVPIEETVGALAELVAEGKVRHIGLSEASADTIRRANAVHPVAAVQTEYSLWSRDPEDEVLPTCRELGIGFVPYSPLGRGFLAGRFSSPEDLDANDWRRTGPRFTGDNLEANLRLAAKVKEIAAEKDVTPAQLALAWVLAQGDDIVPIPGTKRVAYLEQNAGAVDVELTKEDLARIEAEVPRAAGDRYDEAGMRSVNL, from the coding sequence ATGCGACAGCGGAATCTGCGGGATCTTCAGGTGAGCAGCATCGGCCTCGGGTGCATGGGGATGTCCGCCTTCTACGGCACCGCCGACGAGGACGAAGGCGTGCGGACCATCCGCCGCGCGCGGGAACTCGGGATCACCTTCCTCGACACCGCGCAGCTCTACGGACCGCTCACCAACGAATCGCTGGTCGGCGAGGCGGTCCGGGGGCACCGGGACGAGTACGTGATCGCCACGAAGTTCAACTACCGGATGGACCACGCCGTCCCCGGCGACATGAGCAGCATCGGCCCGCAGGACGGCTCGGCCGAGCACGTCCGCAGCTCGGTCCACGGCTCGCTGGACCGGCTCGGCACCGACTACATCGACCTGTACTACCAGCACCGCGTCGACCCGAACGTGCCGATCGAGGAGACCGTGGGCGCGCTGGCCGAGCTGGTCGCCGAGGGCAAGGTGCGGCACATCGGGCTGAGCGAGGCGAGCGCCGACACGATCCGGCGGGCCAACGCCGTGCACCCGGTCGCGGCCGTACAGACCGAGTACTCGCTGTGGAGCCGGGACCCGGAGGACGAGGTGCTCCCCACCTGCCGGGAGCTGGGCATCGGCTTCGTTCCGTACTCGCCGCTGGGCCGCGGCTTCCTCGCCGGCCGCTTCTCCTCCCCCGAGGACCTCGACGCGAACGACTGGCGCCGCACCGGCCCCCGCTTCACCGGCGACAACCTGGAGGCGAACCTGCGGCTGGCCGCCAAGGTGAAGGAGATCGCCGCCGAGAAGGACGTGACCCCGGCCCAGCTGGCCCTCGCCTGGGTGCTGGCCCAGGGCGACGACATCGTCCCGATCCCGGGCACCAAGCGCGTCGCCTACCTGGAGCAGAACGCGGGCGCGGTCGACGTCGAGCTGACCAAGGAGGACCTGGCCCGGATCGAGGCCGAGGTCCCGCGGGCGGCGGGCGACCGCTACGACGAGGCCGGGATGCGGTCCGTGAACCTCTGA